From a region of the Odontesthes bonariensis isolate fOdoBon6 chromosome 4, fOdoBon6.hap1, whole genome shotgun sequence genome:
- the aftpha gene encoding aftiphilin a isoform X1, whose protein sequence is MEPDVIRLYSSSPPPMEDGAEEEEEDEFGDFGAFPGVPNSISFSEFDTPTTFNQTQALTATSPPELLNSRGGVGFHGNEPSKANGVAPVGHLDGRPSERTEMKKVAPCSPSETAGGGEPADCNGGGAEVLTNGFVTFDIQGRQNSVHLEGTEDTGAEDAGAEDAGAEDAGAASGDDFADFAAFSSERRLSEAANEDTDDHAAGDPAVASQGTTSEDDVGDTNRTEADTCGSNSPRPPAEAPDSAQDARTDSPQRDEARSPGPSEAVCAHGLNGTHESKDAAAGGSDDDLSPDAAADSEAALEEKGSETETETETSFGRPLSTDALEEYGDASTTGSAPSPPPQGDAITPAEEDEDFGDFGDAASSCGRGFADFGQLEVPRGPSPPQTSSSAAQEAAEQDDDFGDFNSPGFHSVGAEGEDAGTFADFPVSDSFGNFSCAEGGEPDAGWNAFGEQQEGEEGEESWAAFSTEPSAAPPAESRRPEDEDEEGEAPAVGEENGRTDKQPVSLSGRLEKLFQSSFPPSAAHNRLLEDRVASLQILLEPAEPGAQEEEQRSACSRSVRGGVWMQLQDIHEALGLRYQWGGSYCNKALLCCLGIDTRNILFTGQKKQPIIVPMYAAGLGMLEPTKEPVKPVSAAEMIASIAQAPPAAPDKSSCSSDPVQEALPPVQFDWSSSGLTNPLDASGGSSLLNLDFFGPVEDSGCTSSPSIPGVDPELFELTTVKLDSAASGGRVADAFARLMSTMEKTSTSTRKPKKDENLSEEAAKVMAALPDLSFMQAKVLMFPATLTPLSSQATPD, encoded by the exons ATGGAGCCCGACGTCATCCGCTTGTACTCCTCCTCGCCGCCGCCGATGGAGGACGGcgccgaggaggaggaggaggacgagttCGGAGACTTCGGCGCCTTCCCCGGCGTTCccaacagcatcagcttctcgGAGTTCGACACCCCGACCACCTTCAACCAGACCCAAGCGCTGACCGCCACCTCGCCGCCAGAGCTCCTCAACAGCAGAGGAGGCGTGGGTTTCCACGGCAACGAGCCGTCCAAGGCGAACGGTGTGGCGCCCGTCGGCCACCTGGACGGCCGCCCCTCAGAGAGAACTGAGATGAAGAAGGTGGCGCCCTGCTCGCCGAGCGAGACGGCGGGCGGCGGCGAGCCGGCGGATTGTAACGGCGGAGGCGCCGAGGTGCTGACAAACGGGTTCGTGACCTTCGACATTCAGGGACGCCAGAACTCTGTCCACTTGGAAGGAACCGAGGACACGGGCGCCGAGGACGCGGGCGCCGAGGACGCGGGCGCCGAGGACGCGGGCGCCGCTTCTGGGGACGACTTTGCAGACTTTGCTGCTTTTTCCAGCGAAAGACGCCTCAGCGAGGCGGCGAATGAGGACACGGACGACCACGCGGCGGGCGACCCCGCGGTGGCGTCGCAGGGAACCACCTCAGAGGACGATGTCGGCGACACGAACAGAACTGAAGCCGACACGTGTGGCTCTAATTCGCCACGTCCTCCGGCCGAGGCCCCAGACAGCGCCCAGGACGCTCGCACAGACTCGCCACAAAGGGACGAGGCCCGTTCCCCGGGGCCCTCGGAGGCCGTCTGCGCTCACGGCCTGAACGGGACGCACGAATCCAAAGACGCGGCGGCGGGCGGCAGCGACGACGACCTGTCGCCTGACGCGGCCGCAGACAGCGAGGCGGCGTTGGAGGAGAAGGGCTCGGAGACGGAGACGGAGACGGAGACGTCGTTCGGCCGGCCGCTGTCCACCGACGCTCTGGAGGAGTACGGCGACGCGAGCACCACGGGCTCGGCGCCGTCCCCGCCGCCGCAGGGCGACGCCATCACGCCCGCAGAGGAGGACGAGGACTTCGGGGACTTCGGCGACGCCGCCTCCTCCTGCGGGCGCGGCTTTGCGGACTTTGGGCAGCTGGAGGTCCCGAGGGGTCCGAGCCCGCCGCagacttcttcttctgctgctcagGAAGCCGCGGAGCAGGACGACGACTTCGGAGACTTTAACTCTCCCGGGTTTCACTCCGTGGGAGCCGAGGGGGAAGATGCAGGAACGTTCGCCGACTTCCCCGTCAGCGACAGCTTCGGGAACTTCAGCTGCGCCGAGGGCGGCGAGCCGGACGCCGGCTGGAACGCCTTCGGGGAGCAGCAGGAGggcgaggagggggaggagtccTGGGCGGCGTTCAGCACCGAGCCGAGCGCCGCTCCTCCAGCAGAGAGCCGGCGGCCggaggacgaggacgaggaaGGTGAAGCTCCTGCGGTCGGCGAGGAAAACGGCCGGACGGACAAACAGCCG GTGTCGCTGTCCGGCCGCCTGGAGAAGCTGTTCCAGAGCAGCTTCCCTCCGTCTGCTGCCCACAACCGGCTGCTGGAGGACCGGGTGGCGTCCCTCCAAATCCTGCTGGAGCCTGCAGAGCCTGGAgcccaggaggaggagcagaggtCGGCATGCAGCCG GTCCGTGCGCGGCGGCGTGTGGATGCAGCTTCAGGACATCCACGAGGCGCTGGGCCTCAGATACCAGTGGGGGGGCTCCTACTGCAACAAAGCTCTGCTGTGCTGCCTGGGCATCGACACCCGGAATATC ctGTTCACGGGACAGAAGAAGCAGCCCATAATCGTTCCAATGTACGCCGCCGGTCTG GGGATGCTGGAACCAACCAAAGAGCCAGTGAAGCCCGTCTCTGCAGCAGAGATGATCGCCTCCATCGCCCAGGCGCCTCCAGCAGCTCCAGACAAAAGCTCCTGCTCCTCAGACCCTGTCCAG GAAGCACTCCCTCCTGTCCAGTTTGACTGGAGCAGCAGTGGCCTTACTAACCCTCTGGACG CTAGCGGAGGCTCGTCTCTGTTGAACCTGGACTTCTTTGGTCCTGTGGAGGACTCGGGCTGCACCAGCTCCCCCTCCATCCCAG GTGTGGACCCCGAGCTGTTCGAGCTGACCACCGTAAAACTGGACTCTGCTGCCTCAGGCGGCCGGGTGGCCGACGCCTTCGCCCGCTTGATGTCCACCATGGAGAAGACCAGCACGTCCACCAG GAAGCCGAAGAAAGACGAGAACCTGAGCGAGGAGGCGGCCAAGGTGATGGCGGCGCTGCCCGACCTCTCCTTCATGCAGGCCAAGGTGCTTATGTTTCCCGCCACGCTGACGCCGCTCAGCTCGCAGGCCACGCCCGACTGA
- the LOC142378186 gene encoding NLR family CARD domain-containing protein 3-like, whose amino-acid sequence MTPVDILNTLEDLGDEEFCKFKWFLQQADSLGGLPAVKKSRLETANRSDTVDLMVQTYRLPGAVEVTRKVLERINRNDLLQSLSAISSGAEEAVWDVQGSSENRGPSSSQPQAPLPQTEGKTTGFSDLMVPVPEPQPVTFYQQMLQSNFQDTFMCAREGWAEDKQRLVDIYTELYITAGCDVHINTQHEVRQIEGARKPAEPEKAVRPRDMFKHPPGEYRPVKTVLTNGIAGIGKTLLVQKFVLDWAEHRSNQDVHLIFPFTFRQLNPLQGGEFSLAQLIHECIPETVDIREEALNHIFTALQSSGNSNYDKSKFKLLFVLDGLDESRLHLDLHAEDVGSVDVTKPTAAGVLLRRLISGKLLRSARIWITTRPAAANQIPRRLVSCVTEVRGFTDPQKEEYFRKRFRDEEQASRIISHIQTSRSLHIMCHIPVFCWITATVLEDVLDTREGAELPSTLTEMYTEFLVFHMDRTKEKYGPERCAHYIKSLAKLAFHQLEKGNLIFYEKDLRESGIDFREASVCSGVFTEIFREERGRRERDKMFSFVHLSVQEFLAAVHVRMSLINSNKNVTSIPQLSLKNLRRLLGKKTSTQIHRIYIDKALESPNGHLDMFLRFLLGLSLQTNQDKLKNLLRKTGSSSQTNQETVRYIKEKISENLSAERSINLFHCLNELNDRSLVEQIQQALSSGSLSTDELSPAQWSALVFILLSSGKHLDEFDLKKYSASEEALLRLLPVVKASNKAV is encoded by the exons ATGACTCCAGTGGACATCTTAAACACTCTGGAAGATCTGGGAGATGAGGAGTTCTGTAAATTCAAGTGGTTCCTGCAGCAGGCCGACAGCCTTGGAGGCCTCCCGGCCGTCAAAAAGAGCCGACTGGAGACGGCAAACAGGTCGGACACCGTGGACCTGATGGTGCAGACCTACAGACTTCCTGGAGCTGTGGAGGTGACCAGGAAGGTGTTAGAGAGGATCAACAGGAACGACCTGCTGCAGAGTCTTTCTGCCATCAGCTCAGGAGCAGAAG AGGCTGTTTGGGATGTTCAGGGGTCTTCAGAGAACAGAGGACCTTCATCCTCTCAGCCACAGGCTCCTCTTCCTCAGACTGAAGGTAAAACTACTGGATTTTCTG ATTTAATGGTTCCAGTTCCTGAGCCGCAGCCCGTCACATTTTACCAACAGATGCTTCAGTCCAACTTCCAGGACACGTTCATGTGTGCACGGGAAGGCTGGGCGGAGGATAAACAGCGTCTGGTAGATATCTACACAGAGCTGTACATCACAGCAGGGTGCGACGTGCACATCAACACGCAGCACGAGGTCCGACAGATCGAGGGGGCGAGGAAGccggcagagccggagaaagCAGTGAGACCCAGAGACATGTTCAAACATCCTCCTGGAGAATACAGACCCGTAAAAACTGTGCTGACCAATGGAATAGCAGGAATTGGAAAAACCCTCCTGGTGCAGAAGTTTGTGTTGGACTGGGCCGAACACAGATCCAATCAGGATGTGCATCTCATCTTCCCCTTCACCTTCCGTCAGCTGAACCCTCTGCAGGGAGGAGAGTTCAGTTTGGCACAACTCATTCATGAATGCATCCCAGAAACCGTGGACATCAGAGAGGAGGCTCTGAACCACATCTTCACCGCTCTGCAGTCATCGGGAAACAGCAACTACGACAAGAGCAAATTCAAGCTGCTGTTTGTGTTGGACGGACTGGATGAGAGCCGCCTTCATCTGGACCTTCACGCTGAAGACGTCGGCTCTGTGGACGTAACGAAGCCGACTGCAGCCGGCGTGCTGCTGAGGAGGCTCATCAGCGGGAAACTGTTACGCTCCGCTCGcatctggataaccacacgacccgCGGCGGCCAATCAGATCCCTCGAAGGTTGGTCAGCTGCGTGAcggaggtcagagggttcaccgaccctcagaaggaggagtacttcaggaagaggttcagagacgaggagcaggccagcaggatcatctcccacatccagacgtcccgaagcctccacatcatgtgccacatcccggtcttctgctggatcactgctacagttctggaggatgtgttggacaccagagagggagcagagctgcccagcaccctgactgagatgtacacAGAGTTCCTGGTGTTTCACATGGATCGGACCAAAGAGAAGTACGGCCCAGAGAGGTGCGCTCACTACATTAAATCATTAGCAAAGCTGGCTTTCCATCAGCTGGAGAAGGGCAACCTGATCTTCTACGAGAAGGACCTGAGAGAGAGCGGCATCGATTTCAGAGAAGCCTCGGTGTGCTCAGGAGTGTTCACAGAGATCTTCAGAGAAGAACGTGGAAGGAGAGAGCGAGACAAGATGTTCAGCTTcgtccatctgagtgttcaggagtttctggctgctgtTCACGTGAGGATGTCACTTattaacagcaacaaaaacGTGACGTCCATCCCACAACTGTCACTGAAAAACCTCCGACGGCTTTTAGGGAAAAAGACCTCAACACAGATCCACAGGATTTACATTGACaaggccttagagagtccaaaCGGACACCTGGACatgttcctccgcttcctcctgggtctttccctgcagaccaatcaggaTAAACTAAAGAACCTGCTCAGgaagacaggaagtagctcacagaccaatcaggaaacagtccGTTACATCAAGGAGAAGATCAGtgagaatctgtctgcagagagaagcatcaatctgttccactgtctgaatgaactgaatgatcgttctctggtggagcagatccaacaggccctgagttcaggaagtctctccacagatgaactgtctcctgctcagtggtcagctctggtcttcatcttactgtcatcaggaaaacatctggatgagtttgacctgaagaaatactctgcttcagaggaggctcttctgaggctgctgccagtggtcaaagcctccaacaaagctgtgTGA
- the aftpha gene encoding aftiphilin a isoform X2: MEPDVIRLYSSSPPPMEDGAEEEEEDEFGDFGAFPGVPNSISFSEFDTPTTFNQTQALTATSPPELLNSRGGVGFHGNEPSKANGVAPVGHLDGRPSERTEMKKVAPCSPSETAGGGEPADCNGGGAEVLTNGFVTFDIQGRQNSVHLEGTEDTGAEDAGAEDAGAEDAGAASGDDFADFAAFSSERRLSEAANEDTDDHAAGDPAVASQGTTSEDDVGDTNRTEADTCGSNSPRPPAEAPDSAQDARTDSPQRDEARSPGPSEAVCAHGLNGTHESKDAAAGGSDDDLSPDAAADSEAALEEKGSETETETETSFGRPLSTDALEEYGDASTTGSAPSPPPQGDAITPAEEDEDFGDFGDAASSCGRGFADFGQLEVPRGPSPPQTSSSAAQEAAEQDDDFGDFNSPGFHSVGAEGEDAGTFADFPVSDSFGNFSCAEGGEPDAGWNAFGEQQEGEEGEESWAAFSTEPSAAPPAESRRPEDEDEEGEAPAVGEENGRTDKQPVSLSGRLEKLFQSSFPPSAAHNRLLEDRVASLQILLEPAEPGAQEEEQRSACSRSVRGGVWMQLQDIHEALGLRYQWGGSYCNKALLCCLGIDTRNILFTGQKKQPIIVPMYAAGLGMLEPTKEPVKPVSAAEMIASIAQAPPAAPDKSSCSSDPVQEALPPVQFDWSSSGLTNPLDGVDPELFELTTVKLDSAASGGRVADAFARLMSTMEKTSTSTRKPKKDENLSEEAAKVMAALPDLSFMQAKVLMFPATLTPLSSQATPD; this comes from the exons ATGGAGCCCGACGTCATCCGCTTGTACTCCTCCTCGCCGCCGCCGATGGAGGACGGcgccgaggaggaggaggaggacgagttCGGAGACTTCGGCGCCTTCCCCGGCGTTCccaacagcatcagcttctcgGAGTTCGACACCCCGACCACCTTCAACCAGACCCAAGCGCTGACCGCCACCTCGCCGCCAGAGCTCCTCAACAGCAGAGGAGGCGTGGGTTTCCACGGCAACGAGCCGTCCAAGGCGAACGGTGTGGCGCCCGTCGGCCACCTGGACGGCCGCCCCTCAGAGAGAACTGAGATGAAGAAGGTGGCGCCCTGCTCGCCGAGCGAGACGGCGGGCGGCGGCGAGCCGGCGGATTGTAACGGCGGAGGCGCCGAGGTGCTGACAAACGGGTTCGTGACCTTCGACATTCAGGGACGCCAGAACTCTGTCCACTTGGAAGGAACCGAGGACACGGGCGCCGAGGACGCGGGCGCCGAGGACGCGGGCGCCGAGGACGCGGGCGCCGCTTCTGGGGACGACTTTGCAGACTTTGCTGCTTTTTCCAGCGAAAGACGCCTCAGCGAGGCGGCGAATGAGGACACGGACGACCACGCGGCGGGCGACCCCGCGGTGGCGTCGCAGGGAACCACCTCAGAGGACGATGTCGGCGACACGAACAGAACTGAAGCCGACACGTGTGGCTCTAATTCGCCACGTCCTCCGGCCGAGGCCCCAGACAGCGCCCAGGACGCTCGCACAGACTCGCCACAAAGGGACGAGGCCCGTTCCCCGGGGCCCTCGGAGGCCGTCTGCGCTCACGGCCTGAACGGGACGCACGAATCCAAAGACGCGGCGGCGGGCGGCAGCGACGACGACCTGTCGCCTGACGCGGCCGCAGACAGCGAGGCGGCGTTGGAGGAGAAGGGCTCGGAGACGGAGACGGAGACGGAGACGTCGTTCGGCCGGCCGCTGTCCACCGACGCTCTGGAGGAGTACGGCGACGCGAGCACCACGGGCTCGGCGCCGTCCCCGCCGCCGCAGGGCGACGCCATCACGCCCGCAGAGGAGGACGAGGACTTCGGGGACTTCGGCGACGCCGCCTCCTCCTGCGGGCGCGGCTTTGCGGACTTTGGGCAGCTGGAGGTCCCGAGGGGTCCGAGCCCGCCGCagacttcttcttctgctgctcagGAAGCCGCGGAGCAGGACGACGACTTCGGAGACTTTAACTCTCCCGGGTTTCACTCCGTGGGAGCCGAGGGGGAAGATGCAGGAACGTTCGCCGACTTCCCCGTCAGCGACAGCTTCGGGAACTTCAGCTGCGCCGAGGGCGGCGAGCCGGACGCCGGCTGGAACGCCTTCGGGGAGCAGCAGGAGggcgaggagggggaggagtccTGGGCGGCGTTCAGCACCGAGCCGAGCGCCGCTCCTCCAGCAGAGAGCCGGCGGCCggaggacgaggacgaggaaGGTGAAGCTCCTGCGGTCGGCGAGGAAAACGGCCGGACGGACAAACAGCCG GTGTCGCTGTCCGGCCGCCTGGAGAAGCTGTTCCAGAGCAGCTTCCCTCCGTCTGCTGCCCACAACCGGCTGCTGGAGGACCGGGTGGCGTCCCTCCAAATCCTGCTGGAGCCTGCAGAGCCTGGAgcccaggaggaggagcagaggtCGGCATGCAGCCG GTCCGTGCGCGGCGGCGTGTGGATGCAGCTTCAGGACATCCACGAGGCGCTGGGCCTCAGATACCAGTGGGGGGGCTCCTACTGCAACAAAGCTCTGCTGTGCTGCCTGGGCATCGACACCCGGAATATC ctGTTCACGGGACAGAAGAAGCAGCCCATAATCGTTCCAATGTACGCCGCCGGTCTG GGGATGCTGGAACCAACCAAAGAGCCAGTGAAGCCCGTCTCTGCAGCAGAGATGATCGCCTCCATCGCCCAGGCGCCTCCAGCAGCTCCAGACAAAAGCTCCTGCTCCTCAGACCCTGTCCAG GAAGCACTCCCTCCTGTCCAGTTTGACTGGAGCAGCAGTGGCCTTACTAACCCTCTGGACG GTGTGGACCCCGAGCTGTTCGAGCTGACCACCGTAAAACTGGACTCTGCTGCCTCAGGCGGCCGGGTGGCCGACGCCTTCGCCCGCTTGATGTCCACCATGGAGAAGACCAGCACGTCCACCAG GAAGCCGAAGAAAGACGAGAACCTGAGCGAGGAGGCGGCCAAGGTGATGGCGGCGCTGCCCGACCTCTCCTTCATGCAGGCCAAGGTGCTTATGTTTCCCGCCACGCTGACGCCGCTCAGCTCGCAGGCCACGCCCGACTGA